From Chryseobacterium shandongense, the proteins below share one genomic window:
- the purD gene encoding phosphoribosylamine--glycine ligase has protein sequence MRILIIGEGGRESALAAKLQNDPRISKMFFANGNATTDVIGKNVHLSEIKELRDFAIKEKVDLTIVGPEAPLVAGLKDEFKKHDLKVFGPNQKVASLEGSKAFSKKFMQTYDIKTAKAVVFDSYNEAKEYVQTQQFPLVVKASGLAGGKGVVICDTLEEAEATIHDFMIRRIYGDAGIRLVIEEYLEGFEASIIAFSNGEKLFPCIAAKDYKKAGNGDTGPNTGGMGTVAPSPEFTQEHYADFEKNILEPTLKGLKAEGFGFKGIIFFGLMVTKNGTYLLEYNMRFGDPETQVLMALMENNLLDVIQDCMDGKDIELKFKDEKAICLVMCSGGYPRNIETGFEIVGEDKLKYSKLLYAGAIRKGDKVVSNGGRVLNIVATGATYEDARKKVYEDASHVHFDYGFYREDIGKF, from the coding sequence ATGAGAATATTAATCATAGGTGAAGGTGGAAGAGAATCTGCTTTGGCAGCAAAACTTCAGAACGATCCGAGAATTTCCAAGATGTTTTTTGCCAACGGAAACGCAACCACTGATGTAATAGGAAAGAATGTTCATTTATCAGAGATTAAAGAACTTAGAGATTTTGCCATCAAAGAAAAGGTAGACTTAACGATCGTTGGTCCGGAAGCGCCGCTTGTGGCAGGTTTAAAAGACGAATTCAAGAAGCATGATCTTAAAGTTTTTGGTCCGAACCAAAAAGTGGCCAGTTTGGAAGGAAGCAAGGCTTTCTCTAAAAAATTCATGCAGACCTATGATATCAAAACGGCTAAAGCGGTTGTGTTTGATTCATACAATGAAGCTAAAGAATATGTTCAGACGCAGCAGTTTCCATTGGTTGTTAAAGCAAGTGGTTTAGCAGGTGGAAAAGGTGTTGTGATCTGCGATACGTTGGAAGAAGCTGAAGCTACCATCCACGATTTTATGATCAGAAGAATCTATGGTGACGCGGGAATACGTTTAGTGATCGAAGAATATTTAGAAGGTTTTGAAGCTTCTATTATTGCGTTCTCAAACGGCGAAAAATTATTCCCTTGTATAGCTGCAAAAGATTATAAAAAAGCAGGAAACGGAGATACTGGACCAAATACGGGAGGTATGGGAACGGTAGCACCAAGCCCTGAATTCACTCAGGAACACTATGCAGACTTTGAAAAAAATATTTTAGAACCAACCTTAAAAGGTCTTAAAGCAGAAGGCTTCGGTTTTAAAGGAATCATTTTCTTCGGATTAATGGTTACCAAAAACGGAACTTACCTTCTGGAATACAATATGAGATTCGGAGATCCTGAAACGCAGGTATTAATGGCTTTGATGGAAAACAATCTTTTGGATGTGATCCAGGATTGTATGGACGGAAAGGACATCGAGCTAAAATTCAAGGACGAAAAAGCGATTTGTCTGGTAATGTGTTCAGGAGGTTACCCAAGAAACATCGAAACAGGTTTCGAAATCGTGGGTGAAGATAAGTTAAAGTACAGCAAGCTTTTATACGCAGGAGCCATCAGAAAAGGTGACAAAGTAGTTTCAAACGGTGGAAGAGTACTCAACATCGTGGCTACGGGAGCGACGTATGAAGATGCCCGCAAAAAAGTATACGAAGACGCAAGCCATGTACATTTCGATTACGGCTTCTACAGAGAAGACATCGGAAAGTTCTAA